The following proteins are co-located in the Candidatus Methanogranum gryphiswaldense genome:
- the trpC gene encoding indole-3-glycerol phosphate synthase TrpC has protein sequence MDDILRKLADNSRTRVEMSKKTIPLDEMKKRAFSMECDTGFPFERALSKKDIGFICECKQASPSKGRMVDEYPFLNIAMEYESAGTSCISVLTEPRWFLGDDSHLKTISENVSIPCLRKDFTVDEYMIYEAKTLGASAILLICSISDIDKIRGYIEICDELGMSALVEAHDENEISSALEAGARMIGVNNRDLRDFTVDLDNSIRLRKNVPDDVLFIAESGIKDNKDVKALRKAGVNGILIGEALMRSKDKKAALDELRRPS, from the coding sequence ATGGACGACATACTGCGTAAGCTAGCTGATAATTCGAGGACCAGGGTCGAGATGTCAAAGAAGACCATCCCCCTCGATGAGATGAAAAAAAGAGCATTTTCCATGGAATGCGACACAGGATTCCCATTTGAAAGAGCATTGTCGAAAAAAGACATCGGATTCATCTGCGAATGCAAACAGGCATCGCCCTCCAAAGGACGGATGGTGGATGAATATCCATTTTTGAATATCGCCATGGAATACGAATCCGCAGGTACATCATGCATCTCCGTTCTGACAGAACCAAGATGGTTCCTAGGTGATGATTCGCATCTGAAGACCATAAGCGAGAATGTCAGCATACCGTGTCTGAGAAAGGATTTCACGGTCGACGAATATATGATCTATGAGGCCAAGACATTGGGCGCATCAGCAATATTGCTGATATGCTCAATATCCGACATTGACAAGATAAGAGGATACATCGAGATATGCGATGAGCTTGGGATGTCCGCACTGGTGGAAGCCCATGATGAGAACGAAATATCATCTGCGTTGGAAGCGGGTGCCAGGATGATAGGTGTCAACAACAGGGATCTCAGGGACTTCACGGTCGATCTCGATAACAGCATTAGATTAAGAAAAAATGTGCCTGATGATGTGCTGTTCATAGCCGAGAGCGGGATAAAGGACAACAAGGATGTGAAGGCCCTTAGGAAGGCCGGTGTGAACGGCATATTGATCGGAGAGGCCCTGATGCGCTCAAAGGACAAGAAGGCCGCTTTGGACGAGCTTAGGAGGCCATCATGA
- a CDS encoding anthranilate synthase component I family protein: MIRPSLEEIGKIAADGKYKTTPVSMEIPSGVRTPIEVLRILKNVSGHCYILESVEEDATWGRYTFLGYDPKISITCVNGEMKVDSLSFETKDPGKYIRQILDRYKSPRLDYLPPFAGGLVGYFSYDYLKYSEPTLHLNAEDTEGFKDVDIMLFDKVIAFDNVEHKIILIANMGLDDVETNYNKAVMDLHHMADLVKNGKQKEEKPGKMLTELKPLFDEGTYCAMVNKAKFHIREGDVFQMVLSNRLEAEYEGSLLNTYFKLRELNPSPYMFYFSGSDMEVAGASPETLVKLEDGVLHTFPLAGTRPRGKTKEEDLALEKDLLSDTKELAEHNMLVDLGRNDIGKISKFGTVKVEKYHSIERFSHVMHIGSTVRGEIRDEFDALDAIDAILPAGTLSGAPKIRACQLINDIENNKRGIYGGAIGYIDFAGNLDTCIAIRIAYKKNGKVFIRTGAGIVADSIPEKEHQECISKAAAVVKALKMAEGSE, translated from the coding sequence ATGATACGCCCCAGCCTTGAAGAGATCGGGAAAATTGCTGCAGACGGCAAATATAAGACAACCCCTGTAAGCATGGAAATCCCATCGGGTGTGAGGACACCGATAGAGGTCCTTCGCATTCTGAAAAATGTCTCCGGCCACTGCTACATTCTGGAGTCGGTGGAAGAGGATGCTACCTGGGGAAGATACACATTCTTAGGATATGATCCCAAAATATCCATAACATGTGTGAACGGTGAGATGAAAGTTGATTCCCTATCTTTCGAAACAAAAGACCCTGGGAAATATATCAGACAGATCCTGGATAGATATAAGAGCCCGCGTCTGGACTACCTTCCACCTTTTGCAGGAGGACTGGTGGGATATTTCTCATACGATTATCTGAAATATTCTGAGCCTACACTTCATCTCAATGCAGAAGATACGGAGGGATTCAAAGACGTCGACATAATGCTATTTGACAAGGTCATTGCATTTGACAATGTCGAACATAAGATCATCCTCATTGCTAATATGGGCCTGGATGACGTAGAGACCAATTATAACAAAGCGGTCATGGACCTGCACCATATGGCAGACCTTGTGAAGAATGGGAAACAGAAAGAAGAAAAGCCAGGAAAGATGCTGACAGAACTCAAACCGTTGTTCGATGAGGGCACATATTGTGCCATGGTGAATAAAGCAAAATTCCACATTAGAGAAGGCGACGTTTTCCAAATGGTCCTCTCCAATCGTTTGGAAGCCGAATATGAAGGCAGTCTTCTAAACACATATTTCAAACTGAGAGAACTCAATCCGTCGCCATATATGTTCTACTTCTCAGGTTCCGATATGGAGGTCGCTGGAGCATCACCAGAGACACTGGTGAAATTGGAAGACGGAGTACTCCACACTTTCCCTCTGGCAGGAACACGTCCAAGAGGAAAGACCAAAGAAGAAGATCTGGCCCTCGAGAAGGACCTTTTGTCCGATACAAAGGAACTGGCTGAACACAATATGCTTGTGGACCTCGGAAGGAACGACATCGGAAAGATCAGTAAATTCGGCACAGTAAAGGTCGAGAAATATCACAGCATTGAACGTTTCTCCCACGTCATGCACATAGGGTCCACTGTACGCGGTGAGATACGCGACGAGTTCGACGCCTTGGATGCGATCGATGCAATACTTCCTGCAGGGACCTTGTCTGGAGCACCCAAGATAAGAGCGTGTCAACTGATAAATGACATAGAGAACAACAAACGTGGAATATACGGCGGAGCGATCGGATATATCGACTTTGCTGGCAACCTCGATACATGCATCGCGATAAGGATCGCCTACAAAAAGAACGGAAAGGTATTCATCAGAACGGGTGCAGGCATAGTTGCAGATTCAATTCCTGAAAAAGAACACCAAGAATGTATAAGCAAGGCAGCGGCAGTCGTTAAAGCACTAAAAATGGCGGAGGGATCCGAATGA
- the trpD gene encoding anthranilate phosphoribosyltransferase, with product MIKEAIVKIVDKKDLTYEEAYQVMNEIMTGQTTQIQNAAFLAALSTKSTNAETIDEISGCAAAMREHATKIHHDMKVMDIVGTGGDGSQSFNISTTSALVAAAAGVKVAKHGNRAASSRCGTADCLEALGVKIDLGPEKCVQLLRDVGICFIFAQKYHSSMKYVGSIRKELGFRTVFNILGPLTNPASPSMQLLGVYSESLVEPLAKVMTNLGIERGFVVYGQDKLDEISLSAPTSVCEIKDGYYRSFVIRPEDFGLTRCKKEELIGGSPMDNAAITRSILNGDLGPRRDAILINAGSALYIAGKASDIGQGMDLAAKTIDSGKAYAKLEEFITSSNS from the coding sequence TTGATCAAAGAGGCCATAGTAAAAATAGTGGACAAGAAGGACCTAACTTACGAAGAGGCGTACCAGGTCATGAACGAGATCATGACAGGTCAGACCACGCAGATACAGAACGCAGCTTTCTTGGCGGCCCTCTCAACAAAGAGCACAAATGCAGAGACCATAGACGAGATCTCCGGTTGCGCTGCAGCGATGCGCGAACATGCAACGAAGATCCATCATGACATGAAGGTCATGGACATCGTGGGCACAGGAGGCGATGGGTCACAGAGCTTCAACATCTCCACTACTTCAGCATTGGTTGCGGCAGCCGCAGGCGTTAAAGTGGCCAAACATGGTAATAGAGCAGCATCATCCAGATGCGGAACTGCTGATTGTCTTGAAGCATTAGGTGTGAAAATAGATCTTGGACCCGAGAAATGTGTACAACTCCTTAGAGATGTGGGCATATGCTTCATCTTCGCCCAGAAATATCACTCCTCGATGAAATATGTGGGTTCGATAAGAAAAGAACTCGGATTCCGCACGGTATTCAACATACTCGGACCACTGACCAATCCTGCATCACCTTCGATGCAGCTGCTCGGAGTATACAGCGAGTCGTTGGTCGAGCCTCTTGCCAAGGTCATGACCAATCTGGGCATAGAACGCGGATTCGTGGTATATGGACAGGACAAGCTTGACGAGATATCACTGAGCGCGCCCACGAGCGTATGTGAGATAAAGGACGGATACTACAGATCATTTGTCATACGTCCAGAGGACTTCGGGCTTACTAGATGCAAGAAAGAAGAACTCATAGGCGGTTCTCCGATGGATAACGCCGCGATAACCCGTTCTATACTGAACGGTGACCTGGGACCGCGTCGCGATGCGATACTCATCAATGCAGGCTCCGCACTTTACATAGCAGGTAAAGCATCGGACATCGGACAGGGCATGGACCTCGCAGCAAAGACCATCGACAGCGGAAAGGCATATGCAAAACTGGAAGAGTTCATAACGTCATCAAACAGCTGA
- a CDS encoding NifB/NifX family molybdenum-iron cluster-binding protein: MKVAVTYENGEIFQHFGRTEQFKMYDVHEGKIASSCVIGNDGMSHGGLVNVLVANKVDALICGGIGGGAKDILTSQGIKIYPGVSGNADDCVKRFASGKLDFDPETECHSHEEHGEEHSCQCGHGKS, encoded by the coding sequence ATGAAAGTGGCAGTAACCTATGAGAACGGTGAGATATTCCAACATTTTGGAAGAACTGAACAATTTAAGATGTATGATGTGCACGAGGGGAAGATAGCTTCGTCTTGTGTCATCGGTAACGACGGCATGTCTCACGGGGGTCTTGTTAATGTTTTGGTCGCCAACAAGGTAGATGCGTTGATATGTGGAGGTATCGGAGGCGGGGCCAAGGATATTTTGACATCCCAAGGCATCAAGATATACCCCGGTGTATCTGGAAATGCCGATGACTGCGTGAAACGGTTCGCATCGGGCAAACTTGATTTCGACCCTGAGACGGAATGTCACAGTCATGAGGAACACGGCGAGGAACATTCTTGCCAGTGCGGACACGGAAAATCATAA
- a CDS encoding aminodeoxychorismate/anthranilate synthase component II produces MILLIDNYDSFSYNLYQLIGTIEPDIRVIRNDEMTIKQISELKPSAIVLSPGPGRPEDAGVCVELVRELGGKIPIFGVCLGHQAICEAYGATVSYAKKQMHGKQSMVKLYTESPIFRGCPENILVARYHSLAALQETLPACLRTIAKSDDGEVMAVCHRSHDTYGVQFHPESIMTLDGEKIMRNFLDIVRR; encoded by the coding sequence ATGATACTTCTGATCGATAATTATGATAGTTTTTCTTACAACCTGTATCAATTGATAGGCACCATAGAACCCGATATAAGGGTCATAAGGAACGATGAGATGACCATAAAACAAATATCTGAACTGAAACCGAGTGCAATCGTTTTATCTCCGGGACCTGGAAGGCCGGAAGATGCCGGGGTGTGCGTAGAATTGGTACGTGAACTAGGTGGCAAGATACCGATATTCGGTGTATGTTTAGGACATCAGGCGATATGCGAAGCCTATGGTGCGACAGTATCGTATGCCAAGAAACAGATGCACGGCAAACAATCAATGGTAAAATTATACACGGAAAGTCCCATCTTCAGAGGATGCCCCGAAAATATCCTGGTAGCACGCTACCATTCCCTGGCTGCATTACAGGAAACGTTACCTGCATGCCTGAGGACAATAGCAAAGAGCGATGACGGAGAAGTGATGGCCGTTTGTCATAGAAGCCATGACACATACGGTGTTCAATTCCATCCGGAATCCATAATGACCCTTGACGGTGAAAAGATAATGCGCAATTTCCTTGATATCGTAAGGAGATGA
- the trpB gene encoding tryptophan synthase subunit beta, whose translation MTRIKICGLKTPDDVRYVNEGRPDYAGFVFTEKSQRRITPDDARRLRSIMNDEIVSVGVFVDQPVELITELVKDGTIGIVQLHGHEDNEFIEAVRRSTSVPIIKAFNMENANDVEMTRSTNADIIMLDNGRGGTGMTFDWAFTKDMVRPFFMAGGLNPCNISEAIRSSHPFAVDVSSGVETDGKKDGSKILQFIQNVKDQDKEESKMTKKGRFGMHGGQYIPETLMNAVIELEKAYNHYKDDPEFKQELNKLLTEYAGRPSRLYLAERMTKDLGGAKIYLKREDLNHTGAHKINNVLGQALLAKKMGKTRLIAETGAGQHGVATATAAALMDMECVIFMGEEDTKRQSLNVYRMRLLGAKVIPVRSGTSTLKDAVSEAFREWTNRIDDTHYCLGSVMGPHPFPTMVRDFQSVISKEIKEQIIEKEGKLPTAVIACVGGGSNAIGSFYNFIDDKDVRLIGCEAAGRGVDTFETAATISTGRPGIFHGMKSYFCQDEYGQIAPVYSISAGLDYPGIGPEHSWLHDIGRAEYVPITDEEAVEAFEYLSRMEGIIPAIESAHAIAYAMKIAPDMKKDDIIVVTLSGRGDKDCAAIARYRGEDIRE comes from the coding sequence ATGACAAGGATCAAGATATGCGGACTCAAAACGCCCGATGATGTAAGATACGTCAACGAGGGCAGACCTGATTATGCAGGATTCGTATTCACAGAAAAAAGTCAAAGAAGGATAACTCCCGATGATGCCAGAAGACTCCGTTCCATAATGAATGATGAGATCGTGAGCGTCGGTGTCTTTGTGGACCAACCCGTGGAACTGATCACAGAATTGGTCAAGGACGGTACAATCGGGATCGTACAATTGCATGGCCACGAAGACAACGAATTCATTGAGGCCGTCCGTAGATCGACAAGCGTGCCCATAATCAAGGCATTTAACATGGAAAATGCAAATGACGTGGAAATGACCAGATCTACCAATGCAGACATCATAATGCTCGACAACGGTAGAGGCGGAACAGGTATGACCTTCGACTGGGCATTCACAAAGGATATGGTACGTCCGTTCTTCATGGCGGGCGGATTGAACCCATGTAACATTTCAGAAGCGATACGCTCATCGCACCCGTTCGCCGTAGATGTGAGCTCGGGTGTGGAGACCGACGGAAAGAAAGATGGATCAAAGATCTTGCAATTCATACAGAACGTGAAGGATCAAGACAAGGAAGAATCGAAAATGACAAAGAAAGGAAGATTCGGTATGCACGGCGGGCAATATATCCCCGAGACACTGATGAATGCCGTCATTGAACTGGAAAAAGCATACAATCATTACAAGGACGACCCTGAATTCAAACAGGAACTCAACAAACTCCTGACCGAATATGCAGGGAGGCCCAGCAGACTGTATCTGGCAGAGAGGATGACGAAAGACCTCGGCGGCGCGAAGATATACCTCAAACGCGAGGACCTCAACCATACCGGTGCACACAAGATCAACAACGTGTTAGGACAAGCCTTATTGGCAAAAAAGATGGGCAAGACCCGCCTAATTGCAGAAACAGGTGCGGGCCAACACGGTGTAGCCACAGCTACTGCGGCCGCCCTCATGGATATGGAATGCGTCATATTCATGGGAGAGGAGGACACCAAACGCCAATCATTGAACGTCTACAGGATGAGATTGCTCGGTGCCAAAGTAATACCTGTGAGATCCGGAACATCCACGCTGAAAGATGCTGTTTCAGAGGCATTCCGCGAGTGGACAAATCGCATTGACGATACTCACTACTGTCTGGGCTCCGTCATGGGACCCCATCCGTTCCCGACGATGGTCCGCGACTTCCAAAGTGTCATCTCCAAGGAGATCAAAGAACAGATCATTGAAAAGGAAGGCAAGCTCCCAACAGCAGTGATAGCCTGTGTGGGAGGAGGGTCCAACGCCATAGGGTCATTCTACAATTTCATAGATGACAAGGATGTGCGCCTGATAGGTTGTGAAGCGGCAGGACGCGGCGTAGACACCTTTGAAACGGCTGCCACCATCAGCACTGGACGTCCAGGCATATTCCACGGTATGAAATCCTACTTCTGCCAGGATGAATACGGCCAGATAGCACCGGTGTACTCCATATCCGCAGGACTGGACTATCCGGGCATAGGACCAGAACATTCCTGGTTGCATGACATTGGAAGAGCAGAATATGTCCCAATAACTGATGAAGAGGCAGTAGAAGCGTTCGAATACCTCTCAAGAATGGAAGGCATAATCCCTGCCATAGAATCCGCTCATGCTATAGCATACGCGATGAAGATCGCCCCCGATATGAAGAAGGACGATATCATAGTCGTGACATTGTCTGGACGCGGCGACAAGGATTGCGCGGCCATAGCGAGATACAGAGGGGAGGACATCAGAGAATGA
- a CDS encoding alpha/beta fold hydrolase, translating into MSRTLPTALGPTAVYDNGIRDGTPILYLHGGPGTSDPYKIVEISVQCQVYTYDQYGCGNSWCPEDPNEFSLEMFVEQLREVILRLGLNESGFVLCGSSWGSFLACAYIGKYGTPWVKGLILASPYLDDVHWNRRIDELIMELPEEFSNEIRRCRAAGIYGEETALACRALYSEHYARNGPDLIADTDFITKDDLYKVMFGPAEILCNGKMKGAKVSRYLKDLDIPAMIICGDFDITGPEMALEYAESMKECECVILEDTGHMISRDDLGRFVRLFMDRFSEGNVGPVTGERYLPENGYDVILDPSNIADSPDHERDRAMRMSADECIETARRYENGIGVQRSYYSALIFYQNALDHILKPYQEALDGPGMKAYSTQYDRRDPSRRLILSERGFEAICCEELGNVCEEFTSLSDEDGKTLRWKKKTYRNGSLKNDVIEIGPCPFCGCKLENIAADEKKIDELATGLGPEQILKIGKKYEASGSMKDCIIALGLYKKAFLDAVPSDLVGSIDNCASAIGSLENILLKNVNGTLTRSSVCFESVCCDAFSENLREVSPQQDGFYCDVRLGDTWYMNIHTCPYCRSRVKRVPRHY; encoded by the coding sequence ATGTCAAGGACACTTCCTACAGCCCTCGGTCCGACCGCCGTGTATGATAACGGTATCAGAGACGGTACTCCTATCCTATATCTCCATGGTGGTCCTGGAACTTCAGATCCGTATAAGATAGTGGAGATCTCGGTACAATGTCAGGTTTACACGTACGACCAATACGGATGCGGAAATTCGTGGTGTCCAGAAGACCCAAACGAATTTTCACTTGAGATGTTCGTAGAACAGCTCAGGGAAGTAATATTGAGATTAGGATTGAATGAAAGTGGTTTTGTCCTGTGTGGAAGTTCTTGGGGTTCATTTTTGGCCTGTGCATATATCGGAAAGTACGGTACACCATGGGTCAAGGGCCTGATATTGGCCTCACCATACCTGGATGATGTTCATTGGAATAGACGCATAGATGAATTGATAATGGAACTTCCAGAAGAGTTCAGCAATGAAATAAGGAGATGCAGGGCCGCAGGAATCTATGGTGAAGAGACCGCATTGGCATGCAGGGCCCTTTACAGTGAACATTATGCAAGGAATGGACCAGATCTCATAGCGGATACGGATTTTATCACGAAGGATGACCTTTACAAGGTAATGTTCGGTCCGGCCGAGATATTGTGCAATGGAAAGATGAAAGGAGCGAAAGTATCGCGGTATCTGAAGGATCTGGATATACCAGCCATGATAATATGCGGTGATTTCGATATCACAGGACCGGAGATGGCATTGGAATATGCCGAGTCCATGAAAGAGTGTGAATGTGTGATCTTGGAGGATACGGGCCATATGATCAGCCGCGATGACCTTGGAAGGTTTGTAAGACTTTTTATGGATCGGTTTTCGGAAGGAAATGTCGGTCCTGTCACGGGAGAAAGATATCTCCCGGAGAATGGATATGATGTTATCTTGGACCCATCCAACATTGCAGATTCACCGGACCATGAAAGAGATAGGGCAATGCGTATGAGCGCAGATGAATGCATAGAAACAGCAAGAAGATACGAGAATGGCATTGGGGTTCAAAGGTCTTATTATTCTGCGTTGATCTTTTATCAGAATGCACTGGATCATATTTTAAAGCCATATCAAGAGGCTTTGGACGGTCCAGGGATGAAAGCGTATAGTACTCAATACGATCGCAGGGATCCGAGCAGACGGTTAATCCTATCTGAGAGGGGGTTCGAGGCCATATGTTGTGAGGAACTTGGCAATGTCTGTGAAGAATTCACATCGTTATCGGATGAGGATGGTAAAACATTAAGATGGAAGAAAAAAACCTATCGTAATGGTTCATTGAAAAATGATGTCATCGAGATCGGTCCTTGTCCGTTCTGTGGTTGTAAATTAGAAAATATTGCGGCCGATGAAAAGAAGATCGATGAATTGGCCACAGGTCTCGGTCCAGAACAGATATTGAAGATCGGAAAGAAGTACGAGGCGTCTGGAAGCATGAAGGATTGCATCATAGCACTAGGTCTGTACAAGAAGGCATTTCTCGATGCGGTCCCATCAGATCTTGTCGGATCTATCGATAATTGTGCCTCAGCCATAGGATCGTTGGAGAACATATTGTTAAAGAACGTAAATGGAACGCTAACACGTTCAAGCGTATGCTTCGAATCTGTATGTTGTGATGCATTCTCAGAGAATCTCAGAGAGGTATCTCCGCAACAAGACGGGTTCTATTGTGATGTCAGATTGGGCGATACATGGTACATGAACATCCATACATGTCCATATTGCAGATCAAGGGTCAAACGTGTTCCCAGGCATTATTAA